The nucleotide sequence ACGTCACCGTTAACTAAAATTATCACCTggataattaaatatatatattgttttactTACCGGAATTGTTCTTTCGATATTTCATTGTCAAATATATAACGAAAATAAGATTTCTAAGGTGGAATTTCAGAAAAATTCGCCATCTtggtaattaattattttatttgtacaatacattctttatttttgtatttaccaGAAATAACTAGTACATATTATAACGAAACGATTTAGAGCTTTTTGGAATCATTTTTGTGTgtatagtatataaataaatttatttgaatattcttttattatacATTGTCTGGAATATAGGCAACCATCTAACACGTTACACGTCATAAAGTGAATAGGCGGGAAAATTAGTTTCGGTCAATTATACTACGTTatgaatatgtaaaaaaattcattagttatttatagaaatttatgtttaaatattgtaaatagtttgattttttatttatcatagtCCAGTCAAATAGGGATTcaattttcgaagaaaaaatctaaaaattaataaaaaaaaattcgttccGAAGTTTATCCCTATTTTCGACTTATATACACTATCACTCAAAAGTATTTGAccttaaaaaattatctttaaacaaattatttaatatctattaatttatttccaaaGTTAACAATTACACTTCTATTTTCACTTATAGATTTGGGGCAACCTAGCAACTAATTTTTCTGTAccgattttatttaatattagatCAAAAACTTTTGAGCGGTAGTGTATGTGATAATCTTAATAAATAGgtagatatacaaaaaaaaccatcaaaattcttgttttttctaTTCTGCCTTTTcaaatcatctattttgaaaaaaattggaaagtcaagtcaatattttgtatatttactttcttttaaaaaaattgttagaaaaaaataagaatttggaGGTTAATTCGCCATGTCCCTGAGACCCTTACTTGTGACGTCACTTGTACTCTCACAAGTTTGCGACTCGGGTATTGGCGGTTAAAcatttcttcttcctcttctcttttttctttcatgacttaattgtttaatatatataattatagtttataaaaagCATACTgtctttattatataattataaataaagtaattatttcacgtgtagttttttattgatgtatTATACATTAGAATCCAGTGGTAATGACATCATAATTTGATGCTTTAATAAAATAGACTAATCCAATGATAATAGCGTATAAAAAAGCTGACGCTTATAATTATTGCccgataaatatatatatatatatatatatatatatatatatatatacgtattTTTCATGAAGTCATTACGATTGACCAAAGTACTAATGtacatttcgaaaaaatggctaattaagttttgacaTTTTAACGAACATAACCTtatttttactctttttttttaGCAGTTTGTAATCGTATTCATACAATTCGAATCATATTAATACATAGAATGGATACTACAGACGAAATAgatttaaaattacttttcaaataTCCTCTAATGTCTAAAACTGAATACGAggattcaataattttcaaaggATTGATTGAAATTAACGTAAGTTAGTAAACAATTTAAGAAGTTGTAAATCAGTATAAATTGGTTTTAGAATGAAGATTTCGAAATTATTGTCAAACAaactttacaaaataaatttattttgctaAAAAATCTCGATTTTGTAGATCAACAAGTTATAAACAATATACAAGAAACAGCTTCAGATATAGTAACGTTTctagattttattgaaaagcaTATTTCTACTAAAGTACTTTCAAAAGTACCATTAAATAATTGTGatatttacaaacaaattttatacgaatattcagaattttcaaattattacctTAATTTGAAAGACTGTTATCTAGCGTACGATTTAAGTAAAATTACTGCAACTATGGTGGATGAATCGAATAGAGAACATAAAATCGAAATATACGttaattataatgataaaaagaatattttcgaaataattgaatatgaTTTACCTTGTGGTCGAGataaattccaaaaatcatcaaatttgaaaatggtGTATAATCAATTTATACAAATCGTCGAAAGTTTGCAATTATATTTCAACCTAATGGAAGATTTTGACAAAAGTTGCCACATTTTAGATCCTATACCTCAAAATAGAAGGTACAACTATAGGAGAATTTGGTTAGGTAAGGGACTAGAGGAAAAATACATGCAGGTACAACTGTAGTGTAGAATTGTGTCTGTTTCAGCGactatattaattttgaaaatattattttttatttcagatgagactgtttcaattataataacCGTGGATCCGTTTTGTCTCTGTGCTCTACCTAATATTGTATTTCTAGGTCCTGAAAGGATAGTAGAAGCATATAGATCGACGATGAacaagaatttagaaaattgggaTCCTAccaattacattttttcagaaatactCAAATTAATAGGTGCGTTAACCCAATTTTTCACATTATAACATAAAATTGTGGATTGGGCGATGTATACTAATGAAAGATAGGATAATAAATGCAGCATTAGCTAAAACAGCaaataaattgacaaaatgGAACCATAAGGTACTGGAGCAGAAAATTGAGAATTTAGAGAACAAGTTGAGACAGGAATAAATGCAATGAGAGTAGAATCATCAAGAATGACGAGATAAAATAAGTGGGACAGGATAAATGAATAAAGACAATAGtgctatttattttttgaaaaatttctgtCTAGTAATTAAAGAACAACTTTGGACGGAAAACCATTTAGGAAATggataataaacattaaatgcTCAAGTGGTCAAAAATCACatggtgaaaaaaattatttcccttTGAATCACATTTTGGAATAATAAATGTGCAGGTCAAAATCAAAGGAAACTGTGTTTGAATTTTGTATTAAACACACtgttttttggtaaatttacaatttttgtagACTAGTTTATAAAATGGGTACATAAAAGAGGATTGGAAAGTCCCAATAGGAGATTTGTGGGAAGAACAAGGACAAACTTTGAACCAGAACTCTAATTCAATACACTTGAAGAGGTATATAAAAAAGAGAAGTTCGGCTTCACAAATAAAATCACTTCTGATTTCCCATTGAAGTATTGAATACATTAGAtcgatgaaaaaaatgtattttttttcagtataattGTTATTTCAGGTTTAGAAAAGTTTCCAGTGAAACAATTTGATCAACCCAGAGCAGATGGGCTTCTAGTTGATGTAGGAGAATGCAGCATTTGCTTCTCGTATCGATTGGCTGATAATTTACCCGAAATAGTCTGTAAAAACGAATACTGCAGTAACTGTTATCACATTGCTTGCTTATATGAGGTACTATTATTaagtttcttaaaaaatatatatataaacttataaaaaaaacattcgttaatatgtttttgaaaatatgacacatattttattagaaacaaagcAAAAACGTCGTTAACAATTTGAATTAACCTTGTAGTTTccagaaatttttatagaatagattttaattattagaaaagcTATAAGTTGCTTAATGCtaaattgttgaataaaatacttttagtaGCAAAAATCTCACGAATTATAAGTAAATTGTGTTATAACTCGATATAATAATGAAGAAACTCATTGGTGCATTGTTGAAGCCTCTTTTCAGTACCTCAATCGCCTGTTTGTACCAagaattttgcatatttttatgTCTTGAAGTATAAGGATCGTTTCTTATCTTTAATTGACTTATTTCCACTCTTAATTCGCTCACATCATTTGTAAGTCTTAAAAGTTGTTGTTTTGgaactttttttccaattttaaacaaaattatgtcaattgcattaattttatatatcttccacttcattttcttcttataTACTGTTTTTAGATTTGTAGATGAGTAATGTGAGACTCCTTCGTGACattaattccatattttcataaaatttgaaaattggtacATCAGAACTACTACACTTTAGTTTTAGTTATAACGTGAATgattttttgtgattatttccaGCAAATTGTCcattctaatatattatttccattttgcAGTGGTTAATGTCGGTAAATGCAAGAAGATTCTTCTCAGAAGTAGTAGGAAGTTGTCCGAATTGTGAAAAGAACATTTCCTGTCCGATCCCGAATTAACAGGACTGTGAAGATACCACATTAAtactaaaacaaatatttacactCCTAAAAATACTCCAATTTTATTCATCCTGtatataaatagtaaaaaaaatattatacacatTAATggatagttttattatttattaaaaacgttacaCCTTAACCTAAATCATTCCATCAGTATTTCCTCAATCGTCTTATCATCTCTTAAAGGACTTTGCGTCAAATTTGGTTCGCTCTCTAAGAATTGTCTCAATTCTGATTCAAGATCAATGTTAACAACCTCTGTACTATGAACATCGGGCATGGGTACACCTGGAATCAAAATACTTCATCAAATACAATTTCCACATCAAAATCCCACAATATCTGAGAACATTGATTCCTTTAAATATTGATGTAAGAAATATGGATGTTAACAATAAAGGATAaggaaaaaatagttgaaatgcAAAGAATTTTGAAGATATCGATACAGGAAATAGGATTATTGGATGGGAAAACACTACATCTGCAAAGATACATATACTGGCTTTGTACTCCTCTTGTTGCCTTTTTACATATGATTGCAATGGGGAAACAAGGTGAATTGGAATTGCTTCATTCTCTACTCAGAATCTACATTCGTTATTCCTAACAATcgcataataaataattaataaaagtgGCAACAAACTGACATAACAAACTTTAGATtcctgaaatgaaaaaaatataagaaaatatcggaaaaataaacttaataaaaacCTGTCAAATTGGAAGTTTCGGATCTTCTGTATTGTGGAATGactaatcaaatttattttttaaagaaaaaacaaaacgtctttttatttatactaccCAGCTTTCAACTATTAGtatcatttagaaaatttattatcaaaaaaattcttaattagCAGTGaaagatcaatttttttccttggtacatttgaactactcaaataattttcacaattgtttcaaacattttatttagaacCGATTAGGGGTTTCTAAAGAACTTTTTGGAGTGATAACTTGTTGAAAAGCGAGAAAATAGTTCAATTATCATAGAAAAACtaatgatattaattttctacaaataaaaCAGAATGTACGACATTGAAACAACTTCATAATATTagtgaaataagaaaaactagGGGTAGTGAAAGAACTATGGTAAGGAAGGAACTTTTTGGGAGTAATACACTCTGGAGAAGCAGTAAAATAGTAAGAGTAGctaataagatattttttaacaaatagaaaattagtaataaatctaaacaaaaattacatttacCTAATGCCTTTCTAATACCAGCGATGGGCGCCACATCACCAGGATTCACTCTCTTGGCTATTTCAGCTAGATTATCAGTAATAGTTTCAGCTACTTGCGTTTCATCTTCAGTCGGAGGCGGACAATTGTTGAGATTGGAAGGTGGAGGAGCCGAGAGACGTTGATATTGAGAATTTTGAAGTTTCTCCAATAAATGATACATGCCATCCAACCGTTGTTGCATCTCGTGGCGTTCTTCGGCTAATCGAATTTCGTCGTCCATGTTATCCAAAAACTTGACATCGATACCCAAATcttgaaacaaaatcaaaatcatagcattagaaattaaataagaatatattCTTACTCTGTAAACTCTTCAAATCGTCGACATTAACTTTAACTGCGTCAATCGGTTTAACCTCCAGCATAGTTTTAACCGCTTGTTCTTCTTCTCTAAGAGTTTTATTATCTTCGAGTATCTTTTTCGTTTTGGAATGATCGCCGCCTGTAAGAAGATCAAGCAAAGAATCCACTAAATGCGTTGCATAATCAGAATCTTTTACAAAATCTTGGACACTTTCTGCATATTGAACGGCTGTATCTGAACCATAAGTGTGATAAACCAAATCACTTTCTTCCTtactgtaaaaaataatatttaaaaaaaattcaataacattATTCGGTAcaatttctgtaataaaaaGTTACCTAAGGTTAGCAAATGCCGAATCATAACTTGGAGCATAGGATCCAAATGCTCCATAATATAAAGGTTTAATAGGTTTAGCTATGTTTCTTCTATCTTCCCTAAACCCTTGCAATTGACTTGTACCTTCAGAAAGTTTCCCACACAACTGTCCCAAAAGAATAGGTCTTTTCTTAGTACCTGGAATCACCCCATCACCACCCACTAAAATGTTCAAGTGAGTTGTTCCATCTttcttttgcttcaaaaatCCCATATTTGTACTATTACGCTTCATCActtaaaacataattaaataccacatgaaaatataattgcAAATGCccagatataaataaaaactcacATAGTTTTGCTCTAGCAGTTCTTGCAGCTATTTGGGACTTGGTTAATATCTCTTCTGGTGTTAAATCTTCAGGTATAGGTTCAAATTTAGTAGCAGGCatcttttttttggtttcatgTGCTTGATCGCTATCTTCATGATCTTCTTGTTGTTTAACTGCTCTTAATTCAGCTGTTATTTCAAAGCCAACGTCTTCACTGGTTATTTCCGGTACTAAATTCAACATCCAACCGAGTTTTTCTGGTACCATCATCTTCAATCCAGCTTGCAGCAACTTTTTACTGGCTTTATAATACACTGTGTCCACGTGATTATACTTCATTGCATTAGTGCACATCAATTTGAAATCATCAATGAATTGCTGAGGAAAATTATTACTATTCAACAAAAATCAGCATAATAAggattcttaatttttttaaaattaataatatagatattttaaCTTACATCCAAATAAGAGTATTGATTTTCCTCGATTTTCTGCCTCATGGTACTAAAATCCATTGGATTTGTTATAATAGAAGTATATCCTGGAGCAATGTTTTCTGTGACAGGCCAAGCAAAGAAATTTTGCGgatcttttttttctaattgtgTCAATAAATGATCCAATCCTTTAGAAAGAGGTGTCCTTTCTTGtagttttttaataacacaTGTTCTTTGTTCTCTGCCAGGACTTCCTATTTGTGGGTATACCATTAAATCTTCTACATccacagaaaaaaaaagaaataatattatatttccgATATGAACATAGCACAAGAATTGAATAGTTTTAAACtgttaaaaagtaaatttattaaaaatatcaatgagCTTTGTGAGGTTGCTCTTTCAACACATTAGATCAACGTATTAGTGAGGTAGATGTACGACCTTTACGCCCTAGCTCTTCTAATTCTACATAcatggaaattattgaaaatttatcgaTAGAAATGTTTCAGAATAAGTAAGCTGTCAGGGTACACagaatattaaacaaaacaTACCGTTTTCCTCATTTTCTTCCCTTTTTCTCTTCTTATCTTTATGATGATGCTTATGTCTTTTTTCCCTATCCttatttttatcctttttctttttcttcttcttggaTTTTTTGTGGTGGGATCTGGAGAGTGCGAAATACGGATCATTGGGATCGATTTGCATCTGTTCCTCCATTCGTTCCCCTACTAAAGGTAGACCAGTACCAAAATCAGGATTGTGTTCGGGGGTCGTTTGTGAACCTACTTTTAATATCAACTTTAGACCGGGTTTATcatctttttctcttttctcaCTTTTATGTTTCTTGTGTTTTTTCTGTGGGGGGGTGGGAGAAACCACAGGGGAAGACattgttaaaacaaattttctatttttaattaattactacATAAGTACAACACGAATTCATACAGAATCGAAGAAttgtttgtaattttgtttataaggttatgtttgacatttgacatgaAATGTTAAATACATAGATATTAGCGGTTTATGGATAGGTAATTTTCAAACTGACGTGTATATAATGTTGCctattaatatatgaaaaaacaaaaaatttttgaattttagaataaaaatttcaataattgttacaattatatagtaataaaattCTAATACAATCAAATAATCGTTTAAATATCATATTGATGATGCTTCTTCGCAaacatcacatttttttttcaacagagTGCGTGCTTTCGAGGTGACCTTCAATAAAGGAGTTAAATGGTTTTATCTACATGTGTGATGTGTTTATCTTGTTTAGAAGTTTTAGTACCGCATAATTGCCTCTTTATTTAAAACGTGTTTGAATTTTCTCCTGTGATAGGTTTGTAGTTTAATTGAACttgctttatttttgaaaaaagttgaaagaaaaCGTCAGGTGAGGGTCAAGATTcgctatttttttaattacttttatcATCTAGTTTACTAGATAACAAatgttatgtttttattataattttctttataccttttaataacaatataaaaacaaatttacacTAATGGCATTAATACGTGATGATAATATACCATAGTAAACCATGTAGAAGAGTATGAATTACGTAAATCGGCATATTTATCTTTGGGCAGTTTAACTTTTCTTATCAGTTGTGACTtaatagatattaaaaataactaaatataattgaatcGAAATCCATTAACGTTAGGTAACGCGTTCATATTTCCGATAATTtggatttatttatagttaaaaTGTCTAGAGAAAGGGCATCGAGGAGATTCTACCGAGTAGAATCAACAACTAATCTACTAGGATGTTTGGACAGGGGGATGATTGCAGAACAAGAAAATCGTTGGTGTTTCGAAATTGCATGGGAAGCAGCCAACAAAGGTAAACCttctgttattattattgttatatctATATCTAAACAACTCGTTTATGTCTATCCTTCATTATATCTAactttattccattttttatgTTCATTTCTTCGtcttactatatttttttttgttttttgatattaataacaTTCAATTTGGATTAAATGATTCTGATATTTACCTAGTTCATCGTATAACACACTATATACATTCATTTATACTATGTACTATACCAGCatccaaaatgaaaataaaacattgaattttgtaattaaatccTTGaccttatattgaaaaaaaaaatttaatctttaATATTATCATAACCCAACTAGATAGGTTATTCAATTggaggttattcttcttttttttatggAACTTGGTCTTTACTTATATAATTACgcttttgataaatattttgaaatgtccTGAACTAAAGAGAATATTTACCTAATAATCGAAAAGCATTCCAGGATTGGAGTTGTAAAAGTAGTCAAAATTTTTAGTAGAAAGTCAAAACAAtactaaaaatgtataaaaaagtgaaaaaagtatgttaatttttttctgtttgacGTACCTAAATTTGATAACTTCCTTttagatttataattttttcaaatttctcttttataatttctgaaatttattctaatatttgttttaaacgtAATTGTACTTatggtaaaataaaacaatggCATATGATCATCAATAAATAAGGAAGTTTAGAAAATATCAACTTACCATAactttgttattaaaataaaccTCAAATAAATCACCAAGTTGcaatataaacttgaaaaacatAGTAAGAAACACAAGAAATAtcaccaaaacaaaaaattttgatttgtaaaattgtaaacaaataattgtGAAGTGACATCaacaacataacctcaaaatgcaaaatttttcatcattgtTGAGGTTGGTAGACGATAGGTTGCCTGGTAACTTGTCCTTTCTAAGCGTGACGTCATCTGTTGAAAGCAGGCAGAGGAGAACATAGAAATAGCTCGGTTTTTGTCGATTTCTTCGACGATTACATATAAAATCGGTTATACATTAAAGTATACAaggtatttttttcatattgatcACACTACTACATCAACAATCACAATTGCtatgtctgacgtgcgtttcagagactgaaggtactCGAAACGTGCGTTAGCcagtagtggtagtgtaaacagtgtgttcagaatgaatattaccaacggttccagaaattccaatttaatgtACTGCTttacaaattcaataatttaaaattttaataaagatttaaGAATCATGTCGGTTTATTAAATTTGACCCAATGTTACATTTATTAATTCACGAATGACACAAAAATATTTGCTAACCTAAATTTAGTTCGCAAAACTACTTTCTACATGAAATATTGATCGAAAactcataaaaaacaaaagtttacaACAAAAAAGCACAAATTAATGGTAAACACTGTTTATGCTTGAATCGTTTTCAACAAATGACAAAACGGCTTTCACATTTTGTCTGTGCCAACCTAACCTCTACTAACCTTGGAGCATCTTTAGAAATAAAGTTTcccataaaaatgtttttgtttttatcaaaaatagtttctaCGACTTGtaacagtaaattttatttttcctatttataagaaagtttcaaaaaaatttgatagatgTCGCTAGCTACGTCGTTTGCATTAATACTAAAATCTCGAACACTGaagtcttttatttttatttgaatttaattcaaagggggaatattttgagtttataatttttttaataaatgattttggGCATAACTACGTTTTTCagctattatttttaaaatagacaTATATTTTTAGTTGGAGGAATTTACACAGTAATTAGA is from Diorhabda sublineata isolate icDioSubl1.1 chromosome 1, icDioSubl1.1, whole genome shotgun sequence and encodes:
- the LOC130450770 gene encoding E3 ubiquitin-protein ligase FANCL; the encoded protein is MDTTDEIDLKLLFKYPLMSKTEYEDSIIFKGLIEINNEDFEIIVKQTLQNKFILLKNLDFVDQQVINNIQETASDIVTFLDFIEKHISTKVLSKVPLNNCDIYKQILYEYSEFSNYYLNLKDCYLAYDLSKITATMVDESNREHKIEIYVNYNDKKNIFEIIEYDLPCGRDKFQKSSNLKMVYNQFIQIVESLQLYFNLMEDFDKSCHILDPIPQNRRYNYRRIWLDETVSIIITVDPFCLCALPNIVFLGPERIVEAYRSTMNKNLENWDPTNYIFSEILKLIGLEKFPVKQFDQPRADGLLVDVGECSICFSYRLADNLPEIVCKNEYCSNCYHIACLYEWLMSVNARRFFSEVVGSCPNCEKNISCPIPN
- the LOC130450754 gene encoding bromodomain-containing protein 7, whose translation is MSSPVVSPTPPQKKHKKHKSEKREKDDKPGLKLILKVGSQTTPEHNPDFGTGLPLVGERMEEQMQIDPNDPYFALSRSHHKKSKKKKKKKDKNKDREKRHKHHHKDKKRKREENEENEDLMVYPQIGSPGREQRTCVIKKLQERTPLSKGLDHLLTQLEKKDPQNFFAWPVTENIAPGYTSIITNPMDFSTMRQKIEENQYSYLDQFIDDFKLMCTNAMKYNHVDTVYYKASKKLLQAGLKMMVPEKLGWMLNLVPEITSEDVGFEITAELRAVKQQEDHEDSDQAHETKKKMPATKFEPIPEDLTPEEILTKSQIAARTARAKLLMKRNSTNMGFLKQKKDGTTHLNILVGGDGVIPGTKKRPILLGQLCGKLSEGTSQLQGFREDRRNIAKPIKPLYYGAFGSYAPSYDSAFANLSKEESDLVYHTYGSDTAVQYAESVQDFVKDSDYATHLVDSLLDLLTGGDHSKTKKILEDNKTLREEEQAVKTMLEVKPIDAVKVNVDDLKSLQNLGIDVKFLDNMDDEIRLAEERHEMQQRLDGMYHLLEKLQNSQYQRLSAPPPSNLNNCPPPTEDETQVAETITDNLAEIAKRVNPGDVAPIAGIRKALGVPMPDVHSTEVVNIDLESELRQFLESEPNLTQSPLRDDKTIEEILME